One segment of Pseudodesulfovibrio sp. 5S69 DNA contains the following:
- a CDS encoding DUF669 domain-containing protein: MEHYENQSSSNLDLAQFDDAFETAEVEEREFEAVPDGKYQVNVDRVELTRAQTSGNPMLKWTLRILAPTHKGRLLWRNNVMASNENIKWLKQDLYTCGLQLQKLSDLPGHLEQLLNIKLEVTKRTRGENENIYFNRRIVMADDAGAPGAAMDDMIPF, from the coding sequence ATGGAACACTACGAAAACCAATCCAGCAGCAACCTCGACCTGGCGCAGTTCGACGACGCCTTTGAAACCGCCGAAGTCGAGGAACGCGAGTTCGAGGCCGTCCCCGACGGCAAGTACCAGGTCAACGTCGACCGGGTCGAACTGACCCGCGCCCAGACCTCGGGCAACCCCATGCTCAAGTGGACCCTGCGCATTCTCGCGCCGACCCACAAGGGCCGTCTGCTCTGGCGCAACAACGTCATGGCCAGCAACGAGAACATCAAGTGGCTCAAGCAGGACCTCTACACCTGCGGGCTACAGCTTCAGAAGCTCTCCGACCTCCCGGGCCACCTCGAGCAGCTTCTCAACATCAAGCTGGAGGTGACCAAACGCACTCGCGGTGAAAACGAGAATATCTACTTCAACCGTCGCATTGTCATGGCCGACGATGCCGGAGCTCCCGGCGCGGCGATGGACGACATGATCCCGTTCTGA
- a CDS encoding ATP-binding protein, translating into MLPKTKSKPKHTLSDLTALVYGPSKIGKSTWCSKADDALFLATEPGLNALEVFQTPITCWDDLLQACAEIAEGKHEFKTIVVDTVDNAYKMCSDYVCKKFKIEHESDLGYGKGYALINNEFQRVINKLAFLPYGLILISHSQERDIETRTGKHTRIVPTLPEKARKLVTGLVDLILFCDLDMKTGEDGKPVWQRVMRTKPSPNYDAGDRTGRLPEVIPLDFSSFMKAFNNTAAGAAASAARPKPEPTASAAAKPQQ; encoded by the coding sequence ATGCTTCCCAAGACCAAAAGCAAACCCAAACACACGCTCTCGGACCTCACCGCTCTGGTGTACGGCCCGAGCAAGATCGGCAAGAGCACCTGGTGCTCCAAGGCCGATGATGCACTGTTCCTGGCGACCGAGCCGGGCCTGAACGCCCTGGAGGTGTTTCAGACCCCGATCACCTGCTGGGACGATCTTCTGCAGGCCTGCGCGGAAATCGCCGAGGGCAAGCACGAGTTCAAGACCATCGTCGTCGACACGGTGGATAACGCCTACAAGATGTGCTCGGACTACGTCTGCAAGAAATTCAAGATCGAGCACGAATCCGACCTGGGCTACGGCAAGGGCTACGCGCTGATCAACAACGAGTTCCAGCGCGTCATCAACAAGCTCGCCTTCCTGCCCTATGGGTTGATCCTGATCTCCCACTCCCAGGAGCGGGACATCGAGACCCGGACCGGCAAACACACCCGCATCGTGCCGACGCTGCCGGAAAAGGCGCGGAAGCTGGTCACCGGTCTGGTGGACCTGATCCTGTTCTGCGACCTGGACATGAAAACCGGCGAGGACGGCAAGCCGGTCTGGCAGCGCGTGATGCGCACCAAGCCCAGTCCCAACTACGACGCCGGTGACCGCACCGGCCGACTCCCCGAAGTCATCCCCCTCGATTTTTCGAGCTTCATGAAAGCGTTCAACAACACGGCAGCCGGAGCTGCGGCGAGTGCCGCCCGGCCGAAGCCGGAGCCGACCGCGAGTGCGGCGGCGAAACCCCAACAGTAA
- a CDS encoding PD-(D/E)XK nuclease family protein: MSELMTTTYSMWRLFRNCRMACKWRYIDELVPLERDPNLAFGSVIHDCLECWHGERDLAKVLDHIDRTYPNRAQDDHQQADWHLARAMMSAYAEHYPAEDFEVVALEKTFEGPIVNPATGATSRSFILAGKVDGIVRQDGQYFLLEHKTASQIDASYLERLWTDFQIILYAWYLEQTLGITVSGIIYNVLVKAKLRQGKGETEAEFEARRAELIAKSKTGKSSAKRKLPEDDDTFQQRLQEKYLETGMFHREVLYISRDQFEELRAELWELSKAMLDARRRDTFYRNTSYCFQYGRPCAYFQLCRSGGNPNVIENHFQRIAPHEELRDGAGEDAAPVF; this comes from the coding sequence ATGAGCGAGCTGATGACCACCACCTATTCCATGTGGCGGCTGTTCCGCAACTGCCGCATGGCCTGCAAATGGCGCTATATCGACGAGCTGGTGCCACTCGAGCGCGACCCCAATCTGGCCTTCGGCTCGGTCATCCACGACTGTCTGGAATGTTGGCACGGCGAGCGGGATCTGGCCAAGGTCCTCGACCACATCGACCGGACCTATCCGAACCGGGCGCAGGACGACCATCAACAGGCCGACTGGCATCTCGCCAGGGCCATGATGAGTGCCTATGCGGAACACTACCCGGCCGAAGACTTCGAGGTCGTCGCGCTCGAAAAGACCTTCGAAGGCCCCATCGTCAACCCGGCGACCGGCGCGACTTCGCGCAGTTTCATTCTCGCCGGGAAGGTGGACGGCATCGTCCGTCAGGATGGCCAGTATTTCCTGCTGGAACACAAAACCGCCTCGCAGATCGACGCCAGCTACCTGGAGCGGCTGTGGACCGATTTCCAGATCATCCTCTATGCCTGGTACCTGGAGCAGACCCTCGGCATCACGGTCAGCGGCATCATCTACAACGTCCTGGTCAAGGCCAAGCTGCGCCAGGGCAAGGGTGAGACCGAGGCCGAATTCGAGGCCCGCCGGGCGGAGCTGATCGCCAAGTCGAAAACCGGCAAAAGCAGTGCCAAGCGCAAGCTGCCGGAGGACGACGACACCTTCCAGCAGCGGCTCCAGGAGAAGTACCTCGAGACGGGCATGTTCCACCGCGAGGTGCTCTACATCTCCCGCGACCAGTTCGAGGAACTGCGGGCGGAGCTGTGGGAACTCTCCAAGGCCATGCTCGACGCCCGTCGGCGCGACACCTTCTACCGCAACACCAGCTACTGCTTCCAGTACGGAAGGCCCTGCGCCTACTTCCAGCTCTGCCGCTCGGGCGGCAACCCCAACGTCATCGAAAACCATTTCCAACGGATCGCCCCGCACGAAGAGCTGCGGGACGGAGCCGGTGAAGACGCCGCTCCGGTGTTTTGA
- a CDS encoding sigma-70 family RNA polymerase sigma factor, producing the protein MVSQNSYDGIDKYAADLIRHKARQLVGKAGFTEDDRPDLEQELMIDLLQRMRHFNPAKAKKTTFMARIVERHISTILEARFAQCRDWRLCQTSLNEPLDNGEGDTTERIDFLDSEGSLGSGTRETRERLAHEIRMDLDRAIASLPEELRDLCVRLHDSTMAEIAREMGIPRTTLYDRLSKLRDAFSEAGLTDYL; encoded by the coding sequence ATGGTTTCTCAGAATTCTTACGACGGCATCGACAAGTATGCCGCCGACCTCATTCGGCACAAAGCACGTCAACTCGTAGGCAAGGCCGGATTCACCGAGGACGACAGACCCGACCTCGAACAGGAACTGATGATCGATCTGCTGCAGCGGATGCGGCATTTCAATCCCGCCAAGGCCAAGAAGACCACCTTCATGGCCCGGATCGTCGAACGTCACATCTCCACCATCCTGGAGGCCCGGTTCGCCCAATGTCGGGACTGGCGGCTCTGCCAAACCTCACTCAACGAACCCCTCGACAACGGCGAAGGCGACACCACCGAGCGAATCGACTTCCTGGACAGCGAGGGCTCTCTGGGAAGCGGCACCCGTGAGACAAGGGAGCGCCTCGCCCATGAGATCCGCATGGACCTCGACCGGGCCATCGCCTCGCTGCCGGAAGAACTCCGGGATCTGTGCGTACGCCTGCACGACAGCACTATGGCCGAAATCGCTCGCGAGATGGGCATTCCCAGAACCACCCTCTACGACCGGCTGAGCAAGCTGCGGGACGCGTTCAGCGAGGCTGGCCTTACCGACTACCTGTGA
- a CDS encoding permease — MNNLISTIQYFLIITAELTVLFLGISTIVALVLTYIPQEKLRQWLSRRGIWGNFLGAVVGSLTPFCACSTIPMTLGMLNAGAPFGPVMSFVIASPLLNPIIISMVWALMGIKACLLYFGVTFGGSMLFGVILEKIGGANYVKKVRVKPSCCGAPGESENPLNFSAKLKASFISAWGDFRAVLIYLLVGVAIGAGIYGYIPQDFVTNIAGPDNPFAIPIAASIGVPLYIRAETAIPIGLALSQKGMSMGAVIALIIGGAGMAIPEMAMLASIFRKRLVGAIVIVIWTTAVVGGYVFNTIL; from the coding sequence ATGAACAACCTGATCAGTACCATTCAATATTTTTTGATCATCACCGCAGAATTGACGGTGCTTTTTTTGGGCATCAGCACGATTGTTGCTTTGGTATTAACGTATATACCGCAAGAAAAACTCAGACAGTGGCTCTCGCGTCGGGGGATATGGGGCAACTTTTTGGGTGCCGTGGTTGGATCGCTCACCCCCTTTTGCGCATGCTCAACTATACCAATGACGCTTGGCATGCTGAATGCCGGGGCACCATTTGGGCCGGTTATGTCATTTGTCATCGCTTCACCTCTGCTCAACCCCATCATTATCAGTATGGTCTGGGCACTGATGGGGATAAAAGCGTGCTTACTCTATTTCGGAGTCACTTTTGGGGGGTCGATGCTATTCGGCGTTATTCTCGAAAAAATCGGTGGGGCGAACTACGTTAAAAAGGTCAGGGTCAAACCGAGTTGTTGTGGCGCACCCGGTGAATCCGAAAACCCCTTAAACTTTTCGGCTAAGTTAAAAGCGTCATTTATCTCCGCCTGGGGCGATTTTAGAGCGGTCCTCATTTATCTTCTTGTCGGTGTCGCAATCGGTGCTGGGATTTACGGATACATTCCTCAAGACTTCGTGACAAACATAGCCGGTCCAGACAACCCATTTGCTATTCCTATCGCGGCCAGTATTGGCGTCCCGCTTTACATCAGGGCCGAAACAGCCATCCCGATTGGGTTGGCCTTGTCGCAAAAAGGCATGAGCATGGGAGCGGTTATCGCTCTAATTATCGGCGGCGCAGGCATGGCGATACCCGAAATGGCTATGCTGGCAAGTATTTTTAGAAAACGTTTGGTTGGCGCAATCGTCATTGTCATCTGGACAACAGCAGTTGTGGGCGGATACGTATTCAACACAATCCTCTAA
- a CDS encoding MarR family winged helix-turn-helix transcriptional regulator, which yields MTQSTISDISRALIEIAWHFGPKGLNGECCENLTMPEFIALDKISTTSQCAVQDVGYSLGFTKSGATRIVNRLEKKGYVQKIKSHEDARICCVEITKSGERVLSSANTRYMEQFHTIAAKMPEHSVADTVNMLKAMATALKG from the coding sequence ATGACGCAAAGCACGATTTCGGATATAAGCAGAGCATTAATCGAGATTGCTTGGCATTTTGGCCCCAAGGGTTTGAATGGCGAATGCTGCGAAAACCTTACCATGCCGGAATTCATAGCACTGGACAAAATCTCCACCACATCTCAATGCGCCGTACAAGATGTCGGTTATTCGCTTGGCTTTACAAAAAGCGGTGCAACCAGAATTGTTAACCGGCTTGAAAAGAAAGGATATGTCCAGAAGATTAAATCCCATGAAGATGCAAGGATCTGCTGCGTGGAAATAACAAAGTCCGGAGAACGTGTCCTGTCGTCCGCGAATACACGTTACATGGAGCAATTTCATACCATTGCCGCAAAGATGCCGGAGCACTCAGTGGCAGACACCGTTAATATGCTCAAGGCAATGGCAACTGCCCTGAAGGGCTGA